One genomic window of Acidobacteriota bacterium includes the following:
- the ettA gene encoding energy-dependent translational throttle protein EttA: protein MAPPFIYTMQDLRKMTPQGKEILKGIYLSFYYGAKIGVLGSNGAGKSTLLRIMAGVDTEFAGEARLGEGMTVGYLPQEPKLPPGSRVGDCVEQAVAPTRALLTRFDELSMRLGEEMSADEMDKVLADQGKLQDAIEAAGAWELDSRLELAMEALRLPPAEAQVDVLSGGETRRVALCQVLLKQPDLLLLDEPTNHLDAESVAWLERHLQEYKGTVVAVTHDRYFLDNVAGWILELDRGAGIPWEGNYSSWLAQKEERLGREEKEASSRRRTLQRELEWLQMTPRGRQAKSKARIAQYESLLQKDQQAERRSGPAEISIPPGPRLGDKVVEAQDVAKGYGDRLLFEGVNFLLPPGGIVGVIGANGAGKTTLFRMIVGREEPDRGTLETGETVVTAYVDQSRDGLDGEQTVWEEISDGGKDMIQLGRREVSSRAYASSFGFRGSDQQKKVAALSGGERNRLHLAKLLKSGGNLLLLDEPTNDLDVDTLRALEEALLEFAGSAVVISHDRWFLDRIATHILAFEGDSQVVWFQGNYQDYEADRRKRLGAEADQPHRIKYRPLVR from the coding sequence ATGGCACCACCGTTCATCTACACCATGCAGGACCTGCGGAAGATGACGCCGCAGGGCAAGGAAATCTTGAAGGGGATCTACCTCTCCTTCTACTACGGCGCCAAGATCGGCGTCCTCGGCTCGAACGGCGCCGGCAAATCCACGCTGCTGCGCATCATGGCCGGAGTGGACACGGAGTTCGCCGGCGAAGCGCGCCTCGGCGAGGGCATGACCGTCGGCTATCTGCCGCAGGAGCCGAAGCTGCCGCCGGGTTCCAGAGTCGGCGACTGCGTGGAGCAAGCGGTCGCCCCCACCCGCGCGCTCTTGACCCGCTTCGACGAGCTGTCGATGCGCCTCGGCGAGGAGATGTCCGCCGACGAGATGGACAAGGTGCTCGCCGACCAGGGCAAGCTGCAAGACGCCATTGAAGCCGCCGGCGCCTGGGAGCTGGACAGCCGCCTGGAGCTGGCGATGGAGGCCCTGCGCCTGCCGCCGGCGGAGGCCCAGGTGGACGTTCTCTCCGGCGGCGAAACCCGCCGCGTCGCCCTCTGCCAGGTGTTGCTCAAGCAGCCGGACCTGCTGCTCCTCGACGAGCCCACCAACCACCTCGACGCCGAATCCGTCGCCTGGCTCGAACGCCACCTCCAGGAGTACAAGGGCACGGTAGTGGCCGTCACCCACGACCGCTACTTCCTGGACAACGTCGCCGGCTGGATTCTAGAACTCGACCGCGGCGCCGGCATTCCCTGGGAGGGCAACTACTCCTCCTGGCTGGCGCAGAAAGAAGAGCGCCTCGGGCGGGAAGAAAAAGAGGCCTCCTCCCGCCGCCGCACCCTGCAGCGGGAACTCGAATGGCTGCAGATGACCCCCCGCGGCCGCCAGGCCAAGAGCAAGGCGCGCATCGCCCAGTACGAAAGCCTGCTCCAAAAAGACCAGCAAGCGGAGCGCCGGAGCGGGCCAGCGGAGATTTCCATCCCGCCGGGACCGCGCCTGGGCGACAAGGTGGTCGAAGCACAAGACGTCGCCAAGGGCTACGGCGACCGGCTGCTGTTCGAGGGAGTCAATTTCCTGCTGCCACCGGGCGGCATCGTCGGCGTGATCGGCGCCAACGGCGCCGGCAAAACCACCCTCTTTCGGATGATCGTCGGCCGCGAAGAACCGGACCGCGGCACGCTCGAAACCGGCGAAACGGTGGTCACCGCCTATGTCGACCAGTCACGCGATGGGCTCGACGGCGAACAGACCGTGTGGGAAGAGATTTCCGACGGCGGCAAGGACATGATCCAGCTCGGCCGCCGGGAGGTCAGCTCCCGCGCCTACGCCTCGTCCTTCGGTTTCCGCGGCTCGGACCAGCAGAAAAAGGTCGCCGCTCTCTCCGGCGGCGAACGCAACCGCCTACACCTCGCCAAGCTTTTGAAGAGCGGCGGCAACCTGCTGCTCCTCGACGAGCCGACCAACGACCTCGACGTCGACACCCTGCGCGCCCTCGAAGAAGCTCTCCTCGAATTCGCCGGCAGCGCGGTGGTGATCAGCCACGACCGCTGGTTTTTAGACCGCATCGCCACCCACATCCTCGCCTTCGAGGGCGACAGTCAGGTGGTGTGGTTCCAGGGCAACTACCAGGACTACGAAGCCGACCGCCGCAAACGCCTCGGTGCCGAAGCGGACCAGCCGCACCGGATCAAGTATCGGCCGCTGGTGCGGTAG
- a CDS encoding molecular chaperone DnaJ, giving the protein MNEPVHCADCDGTGDCPACSGQGTPNCDNCQGAGCLICKGEGWVNCDHCNAKGVCPNCNGKGQA; this is encoded by the coding sequence ATGAACGAACCCGTACACTGCGCGGACTGCGACGGCACCGGCGACTGCCCGGCCTGTAGCGGCCAGGGAACGCCCAACTGCGACAACTGCCAGGGAGCGGGCTGCCTGATCTGCAAGGGCGAGGGCTGGGTGAACTGCGACCACTGCAACGCCAAGGGTGTCTGCCCGAACTGCAACGGCAAGGGCCAGGCCTGA